ATGGATACTTTGGCAGATGGTATAAGCGCTACCGTATCGATTGATGAGCTACCCAGTTGAGAACGGTAAACTACTTGAAGGGCCTGCCATGCCATTGACGGCCTATGTTGGAAAAACAAGGTATTTTTGACTCTTCACGAAACGCAGTCTAGTTCATGTATCGTTAGGCTTAATTAAGCCTTTGTGCAATTAGCGGATTGGGCGGGCGACACGTACGTAGCAGTGACCGAATTTGGTGAGCAGCCCCGGGCTCTAGTGTCGCTCAGTTACGGTAACGCCAGCCAACCGGGTCATCCGCATAACGGGGACAACTGGCAGCGCATGTCCGAAAAGCGCCTTCGGGAAGCCTTGCTGGAGAAGCCCGCCATTCAAAAGCAACTGGAGAAACAGGAAATGCTACGGTTTGGCCAAACCCGGTAATCATCGCCAATCGACTTGTTAGCGAGAAGGTCACGTTCACTTATGCTCTAGCCACTCATCCTGTTGCTATAGACAGCTATTTATGAGACTAACCGTACTTCATAGGTACCTGCTACTCGTTCTGCTGGCACAACCGGTAAGGGCTCAGACTGGCTTGATAGGCGATTACTATGTGGGCACCAATTTTGAGCAGAAGGCTTTCTCCCGCATCGATCCGGCGATCAGTTTCAACTGGGACCGACGCAGTCCGGGAAAGGGTCTTTCCCGCTCCTATTATTCCATTCGTTGGCGGGGTAAACTGCGGGCTCCCACGACGGGAGTGTATGAGTTTTATGCCAAAGTAAATGACGGCATTCGAGTTTGGGTGGGCAACAAGCTGGTGCTAGAGTCCTGGAAATTAAACGCCTACAAGCACTATACGGGTAGTATTGTCCTGGAAGCAGAGCACTACTACGATCTGCGAGTCGATTATTTTAACGCCATCGAGTGGGGCGAAATTGACCTCTACTGGAAGCCACCACCAACGCCCAACTCCGCCTTGAATCCGTTCTCTGAGAGTGGCGAGCCTATAGCCGCCGACTATTTTTTTCAGCAAGCGCCCCCAAGTAAGATGGTTCCTAAACCAATTAGCCCAGCCGCTACCAAGCGATCCGTTCGTTTGCCGTTACCTAAACGGGTACATCCTCCCAAACTAAAAACAGTTAAGCTGAAATCGATTCCCACGCCGGAAACACCGAAAAGGCTGCCTGATCAGGAGACGGTAGCCGCCGACACCATACTCATCCGTCGCGTGGCTGCCGAACCGCCACTGGCCATCAGCTCCGGCGCTACCTTGATTTTACGGACGGTGCAGTTTGAGCAGAGCAGCTACGTACTGCTGGCTGAGGCATCGACGGAGCTGACTAAACTGATTCAAGTCCTGAAAGTCAATCCACACTGGCACATCCATATTACCGGCCACACCGACAATGTTGGGGATGCTCGGCTAAATCTGGCCTTATCGGAGCAGCGGGCAAAGGTAGTCGCTACGTACTTGATCCGGCGGGGTATTCTTGATGAGCGGATCACCACGGAGGGGTTTGGCAGTACACAGCCCCTTGGCGACAACACAACGGAAGGCGAACGAAGCAAAAATCGCCGGGTAGCGATTACCATTCGTTGAGTTAGGTTTGCCCTTTAAGCGCAGGACATCCATCGAAATCAATTTTACAGACTTAGCTTGATTATAGCGCCTTCTTAAGTGGCAGAAGCCGTTCGATTATGCAGGCTAAAAGTTGTTTACAAAACGCCCATTTGATGAAGCACCCGTTATTTTGCTTCTCGCCAAGCTAAGTAGCGGTAAACTGTCGCTCGGCTTAGGTGAAATAACTGACCAATCTCTAAAATCGTATGGGTTTTAAGAGTATACATCGTCTTTACAGCTCGGGCCTTTACTTGGGCTTCGGCAGAGAGTCCTTTTGGACGGCCGCCTATTCGTCCCCTAGCCCGCGCTGCGGCCAAACCAGCTAGGGTACGCTCGCGGATTAAATCTCTTTCAAATTCGGCCAGCGATGCAAACAGGTTAAATACCAAGCGACCTTGTGCAGTGGTGGTATCGATAGCATCATTTAGGCTACGGAAACCAATGCCATTGGTTTGAAACTCGTTGACTAGCGTGAAGAGTTCTTTTAGTGATCTGCCCAGCCGGTCAAGCTTCCAAACAATGACCGTATCACCTTCTCGAAGAATCTCAAGTAACTTTCGTAATTGGGGTCGTTCTTTAGCCGAGGAAACCTTCTCCTGGAAAATTTTATGACAACCTGCTTTTTTGAGATCATCTAATTGCAAGTTCAGATTTTGATCTTGAGTAGAAACGCGCGCGTAGCCGAATAGCATACTATTATTTTAATACAAAAAAGGAAGTGAGTCTAAACCAGTAGTGGCTAACTATATACTACGTAAGACAATCAGTAGGGTAGGGCTGATTGATAAGCCATGGCCTTAACTACAGTTTTTGGGACAGATGCAACTAATAGAAAGCTGGTTGCGTCCGTTTGGAAAACTATCTTCTATTGTCACATTTCAGAAGCAGACCTAAAAAATTATCGGAGGCCTCGATCACTGCTCAATAGATGATTAATTTCTTGTTAGAAAGGTAATTAGGCGAGGCCGCGCCTTGGTGATTGATCGCCAGGCGGTGTTCACCAAGGCGCATAATGATTAAGTTGCTGATTCTGAAATCCGCTGGCCACCGTGGCGCGGTCAGTATCGCCGAAATCTCCATACCAGACAACTTACAAACTTTTTTTTGATTGTACGAGTTATAGCTACGTAAAATGTCAGTAACATTGCTGACAAATTGTTATTCATGAAAGCAACTACCGAGAAAGCTCGCAAAGCTAGACCGGGCGCTAAGGACAACAGCGCACGACAACCGATCTTTATGGCAGCCAATGTTGTGGTACGCATCGTACCTGAGCGAACCGGCCCTTTCGAGCTCATCGCCCAGTCGCGCTCAGGGGTAACCCATGCCGAAGTGCGAAAACAGGCTTCTTTATTAGAGCTGACGATTCGGGAGTTAGCAATCCTGCTATCGATGAACGAACGGACGATGGCTCGTCGCTTAGTGAGTGGCTCCTTGAATAAGGTGGAATCTGAACGACTGCTGCTGCTTAAAGCCCTATCGGCCCATGGCCTGCGCGTTTTCGAAGATCAAGGTAAATTCAACCGCTGGTTGCGTCGGCCCCTGGAGATTCTGGAAGGTCAATCCCCCCTACAACTGCTGGACACGGCTACTGGCTTCCAGGTAGTAGATCAGATCTTAGGCCGCATTGAGTATGGCGTTTACAGTTAAGCAATGCCTCTAGTCTACCGTATCCAAAAGAAGCAGTTCATTGAGTCAGTGCTCACGGGAGAAGGAGCTCGTTTGAACGGTGGTCGCTGGAATCCACCGGGTACTCCCTTAGTTTACACGTCGATGACACCCGAGTTGGCCTTACTGGAAACGCTAGTGCACTTAGATGGTACACCCGTACGCGATTTGCCGCCGTTTGTTCGCGTAAGCATCGAGCTACCGGAGGCCATTGAGGAAATCCGACTATCTGAATTGCCCCCAGGTTGGGATGCGCTCAAGTATCCTGAAATCCTACCGCAATTTTTACTGCCCAAGCTAATTCCTAGCTATCCCGCCTTGGCCTTTGCCATTCCGTCGGTGATTGTCAGGAACACGCCTTCGCGTAATATTCTGATCAATCCTTTGCACCCGCTGATGAGTCAAGTAAAAGTGGTGGACGTGATGGCTCATGAGTTCGATGAACGATTACAGAAACAAGCTGAGAAGCCAGCGGTAGAAGCCGCTCGGGTTAAGAAGGGCCAAAGACGGTCAACTTAAGTGAACCATCCGGTTTCAGTCCTTGCGTGGTAGAGCGGCTTATACCGTTCAAGAATAGAGCGGTTTTTGAGAATCTTAACTTTTAGTAAATTGGCTGACCTAATTAACATACAAGCCAGTAAGCCAATGAAATCGATTTATTTGGGGTTAGCTATTCTGGGAACTCTGCTACCCCTGGCCCAATTTTATGGCTTCCTCACCGAGTACGGCCTTGACTTCGGTTCGTTCTTTGAGCAACTCTTCGTCAATCACGTGTCCTCGTTTTTTGCCTGGGATGTGTTTATCTCCGCCCTGATCGTCCTAGTGTTGATTCAACAAGAATGGCGCAAACAACCCGTTAAACACTATTGGCTAGCCTATGTTGGCTTGTTTTTAGCGGGCGTTTCGTCGGGCTTACCACTGTTTCTGTATCTGCGAGAGAAGAGCAGGATCGGTTAGAGATGGTGAGGGCATTGATGGGTAGACCGCTGCCGTTCACCCAACCATCAGGCTACCATTCTTTAGTCTGAAATTAGGCGTAGCTGGTACACATCTGGTTTAGCCGGCCGCTGATGAAGATTACATGATCTAAACTGGGAGCGTTTCCAGGAGGCTGATCTTTCAAAGGCTATTAGCTTGCAGTTTCGTACTTTGGCTACCCTATAGACTCTTGTATAACTAATGGATTTACAGACTCAACTAAATAAAGAAGCGGTCAGGCGTTTCAACCAAGAAGTGATCGCCGAAGGCAACATCAACAGTTTCAACGAATTGATGGATGACCAGTTTATTAACCATTCCGCCCCATTAGGCACTGATAATGGTCCGCAAGGCATGATCAATACCTTCAACAATATCCTTCGCCCCGCTCTGGCGGATATGCAGGTAATTATTCACGATCAAATTGCGGAAGGGGATTTAGTGACCACGCGCAAAACCATTACTGGAACCCATACGGGAAGCTTGATGGGCATATCGCCAACGGATCGGTCAGTGAGTATCGAGGTCATTGACGTGGTACGATTACGCGACGGGAAATACATTGAACACTGGGGTATCAATACCTTACCCGTTGTTTTACAACAGTTAGCCAAAAATTGAGCCTTTCGTGAGAATAAGTAGATGTTACTCGATTTGACGCTTTTAAGGTAGATGCACGGTTACTTTATATACTATTGGATCTTAGGGTAGAAGTCGCTCATTGTCCATCACCTGCGCGATGCAACGCTTTTGTGCCTATGCTCGGTCTATAAAGGTGGTGAAGTAATTCAACTAAGCGCTTATGAAAAATGCATTGATCTTATTGGCCTTCCTGGCAGCGACAACTAGCTGTAAAAAAAACGAACCTGATCCATCGGTTTCACCAGAGATCAACCCAGCGAACCGAAGTGTGTTAACCTATACAACCAATTTCCCAGGCACCTACCAAGTGACCGATTACGATGCCAACGGCATACCAACACGGGCCAACGTGTCCGTCTTTTACCCATTTGGCGTTACGCCAACCGGTACTTATACCAGTTCAGTTAAGCTGGAATACGACGCTCGGCTACGAGTAAAAAAAACGGTCCAGATTTTTAATGAACTGGGTAACCAATCCTGTTGTCCCGGAAGCGCACCCTTCACTGACCCCGACCGACAACTAATCAACCAATACGAGTATCAGGGCAACACCAACAATATCACCCGTGAGATTGCCTATACCGTCAATGTCAAAACGGGTGAGAAATCCGTTGTTTCCGAGCGCTTCCGAACCTTCACCGAGTCGGGCATGCTCACTCAGGAAAAATTAGGTACTAAGCCGGTTTATGAGGCGAGCTATGATCCGTATGATAATCCGTTAACCGAAACCCTATACGCAGCTGATGGAGCACCTGTGGTTAGCCGTCAATGGGACTATGTATTCGACACCAGCCATCGTATTTTGAGCCGACGCATCAAAAACTCGGTGTTGTTTGAGAACAATACGTATGACAACCAAGGGCGAATTATACGGCGGGTCACCAATATGACCGTCATGACACCCTTCAAACCCAGCTATGATATGGGGCGATTGATTGATTATCGTTTTGACCGGCATGAGGAGCGGGGTGATATGAGTTTCATGTTTTTTCAGTTTACGGGCCAGTGGACCCAACAGCCACCGCAAGTGCTCACCTACACCTATGCAGGCGAGGAGACGCTGATTGTCAACACCGCTTATACGTTTTGGCAAAACAAGGCGGGCATCGATCAACCCCAATTCGATTTTGATCAGCTTCCTAAAGAGGAGCTGATCTCGATTAAGGTTACCAAATGGCATCTCAATAAATGGGACAAGGTCAATCGGGAGGAGTTTACGCATGCTTATGTCAGTGACCGATTGAAGCCTGAACAGCGGGGTACCATCTATGCCAGTGATAATGCGTATTCATATGATGAGCGAGGTAACTTGGTGGGCAGTGAAGGCAGTCAAACCAACTTTTATGATATGCTCCCCACCAAAGTCAATGCATTTACAGCCCGGTACAAAAACTTCTGAGAAGCGATAAGTCAAGTTAGATCCGGACCTCAGGAAAAGCCTGAGGGCCGTGCTGCTAACAAGGAAGTCGCTTTCGGTTCAAGGCGGCAGATAAACCCGCCTGGTAGACCGGATTAGAGGCTGATTGATTGGCAAGAGCTTGTAAAAGCTATGATCGACACAAGAACCACCGTATAGGTCCTCGCTATAACTATATCCCAAAACGCCCCAATTATAGATATCCACATGTCTTAGGTAGGAGCGTTTTCTTAAGATATTGTTACATAAGCCTACTTGATAATTGCACAGCGTATGCTCAATCGTAAAGCTCATCCAGTCGACCAAACTTCCAATTAAGTCAGTAAAGGATAGATTCACCTGGTTTGTTGGCTTTCTCTCAAATCCAGTCCTATCTTTGCGCCATGAAATCCGTCACGTCTCTCTTTCTAGGCATCCTGCTGTTGGTGGGCAGTCTGTTTCCCCAGACAGACGTGGAGGAAGTGTATAAAATTCCCGGCTTGCTGGCGCATTATCAACTGCACAAGAAAACGGCCCCGCGTGGCTTTGACTTCTGGCAGTTTCTGGACATGCATTACAATGCCTCCTCCCAGCATGCCAAGCTACCCCACGAAGGTGTAAAGATCCCACTCTATAATCACCTTTCTGCGGGCTTCGTCTTTACATTAACCCCCTTCCAGCCCCAGCGGATTCCGGCCGAATTGGTGTCGTTGATCCCCTGGCCACAGGTTCATTTCTCGTACGAGAACCTGTATTCGTTCCTCAACATTTCGTTTCTGTTTCAGCCTCCGCAGTTGGGCTAACTCCGTTTTTGTGGTGTAGGCTTGCCGACTGGGCATGCGCTTTCGCGTGTGGCTCGGTTCGCCGGCTATTCTTTCTCAACGAGTTATCCCCATCATGCTTTATAAAATCATTCAGTTCTCGGTGCAGAACAAGCTGGCCATTGGCGTATTCATGGCCATATGGGTCGCCTATGGTGCCTATCAGATGGGTCAGCTTCCCATTGATGCAGTTCCCGATATCACCAATAACCAGGTTCAGGTCATTACTACGGCGCCGTCGCTGGGGGCCGAAGATGTCGAGCGTCTGATTACGTTCCCTATCGAACAAGCTATCAGTAACATTCCTGGGCTTAAAGAAAGTCGCAGTTTATCGCGGTTTGGCCTCTCGCTGATCACCATCGTTTTTGACGATAATGCCGACGTTTACTGGGCTCGTCAGCAGGTTTCCGAGCGGCTGGCGCAGGTGGATATCAATCAAAACGCCAACAAGCCCGAGCTGGCTCCGGTGACGACGGGCCTTGGTGAGATCTACCAGTACGTAGTCAGGCCTAAAAAAGGATTTAAGAAAAAGTATTCCCTGGCCGACCTGCGTACGACCCAGGATTGGGTAATCCGTCGGGGGCTTCTCGGAACCCCAGGCGTGGCCGACGTCGCTACATTCGGGGGCGATCTCAAGCAATACGAAGTGGCCGTCAATCCGGCCCGACTGAAAGCGCTCAACCTCACGATCAGTGATGTGTTCACGGCCCTGAGCCGAAACAACCAGAATACGGGTGGGGCTTACATCGAAAAAGGACCTTCTGTTCTCTATATCCGGAGCGTCGGGCTGGCTAAAACCAGGCAGGACCTGGGTCAGATTGTGGTCAAGAATACACCAAATGGAACGCCCGTCCTGATTTCTCACGTAGCTGAAATCCGCCTGGGAGCTGCTATTCGGTACGGGGCATTAACAATGGCGGGTCAGGGTGAATTGACGGGCGGTATCGTGATGATGCTCAAAGGTGGCAATTCGTCGGACGTGATCCAGAACGTCAAAAAACGGATCGCCGAGATACAGAAAACGTTACCCGATGGTCTGGAAATCGAACCGTTTCTCGACCGGACTAAGATGGTCAACAACGCCATTGGCACCGTCGAACATAATCTGCTGGAAGGAGCCCTAATCGTGGTGCTAGTGCTGATATTATTCCTGGGCAACTGGCGGGCGGGACTGCTGGTGGCTTCCGTCATCCCTCTGTCCATGCTCTTCGCCATCTCCATGATGAATTCATTTGGGGTTAGCGGCAATCTGATGAGCCTGGGGGCGCTGGATTTCGGTCTGATCGTGGATGGCGCGGTTATCATCGTAGAAGCCATTCTGCACCACCTGCACGCATCCAAAAAGTACGCGACACTCAACCAGATTTCGCAGCACGACATGGACCAGGAGGTAACCGATTCGGCCTCCCGCATGATGAACGCAGCCGTATTTGGCCAGATCATTATCCTGATCGTCTACCTGCCAATTCTTTCCCTGTCGGGTATTGAAGGCAAGATGTTTAAACCAATGGCCCAGACCGTGGCCTTTGCCATTCTGGGCGCTTTCATCCTCTCGATCACCTACGTACCCATGATCAGTTCGCTGCTGATCAGCAAAAAAATCACCCCTAAACCCACGCTTTCGGATCGGGCGATGGCCCGGATCGAGAACGCGTATCTGGGGTTGCTGGTCAGGGCGTTACGTATTCGCAAGCTGATTGTTGGCGCGGCTTTCGCCCTGCTGGCGGTGGCGATTCTGTTGTTCAGCCGGATGGGGGGCGAATTTATTCCCCAGCTCGAAGAAGGTGATTTTGCGGTCGAAACCCGGCTGCTGGTTGGTACCAACCTCAGCACGACCATCGATGCCATTACCCGAATCTCGGAGACGCTGAAAGCGAAATATCCCGAAGTAGAGAAAGTCGTTTCCCGCATTGGTAGCGCTGAGATTCCGACAGACCCCATGCCCATTGAAGGCGGGGACATGATTGTCGTACTAAAAGACAAATCCCAGTGGAGTAGCGCGCATGCGTTTCCTGAGCTGGCCAGTAAAATGGCGGCCACGGCCCAGGACGTCATGCCCGGCGTGATGACGGGCTTTCAGTTTCCGGTTCAGATGCGCTTCAATGAATTGATGACCGGTGCCAAGCAGGACGTGGTCTGCAAAATTTACGGCGAAGACTTAAGCAAGTTAGCGACCTACGCCCTGCAATTGGGCAACATCAGCAAGACGGTAAACGGAACTGCCGACTGGTACATCGAAACCGTGACGGGTATGCCGCAAATCGTCATTGACTTTAACCGGAGCGAAATTGCCCGTTATGGATTGACGATTGAGGACGTGAACCGCACCATCAACGCTGCGTTTGCCGGGGCTACGGCGGGCCAGATGTACGAAGGCGAAAAACGCTTTGATCTAGTCGTTCGGGTAGGGAATGAAGGCCGCAAAAACATCACCGACGTGCAGAATCTGCCGGTATCTACCCCCGCCGGGGTGCAGATACCGCTTTATCAGGTAGCTACGATCCGGGAAATTGAGGGGCCTAACCAGATCCAGCGTGAGAATACCCGCCG
This Spirosoma oryzicola DNA region includes the following protein-coding sequences:
- a CDS encoding penicillin acylase family protein, whose translation is MQLADWAGDTYVAVTEFGEQPRALVSLSYGNASQPGHPHNGDNWQRMSEKRLREALLEKPAIQKQLEKQEMLRFGQTR
- a CDS encoding PA14 domain-containing protein, with amino-acid sequence MRLTVLHRYLLLVLLAQPVRAQTGLIGDYYVGTNFEQKAFSRIDPAISFNWDRRSPGKGLSRSYYSIRWRGKLRAPTTGVYEFYAKVNDGIRVWVGNKLVLESWKLNAYKHYTGSIVLEAEHYYDLRVDYFNAIEWGEIDLYWKPPPTPNSALNPFSESGEPIAADYFFQQAPPSKMVPKPISPAATKRSVRLPLPKRVHPPKLKTVKLKSIPTPETPKRLPDQETVAADTILIRRVAAEPPLAISSGATLILRTVQFEQSSYVLLAEASTELTKLIQVLKVNPHWHIHITGHTDNVGDARLNLALSEQRAKVVATYLIRRGILDERITTEGFGSTQPLGDNTTEGERSKNRRVAITIR
- a CDS encoding recombinase family protein, with amino-acid sequence MLFGYARVSTQDQNLNLQLDDLKKAGCHKIFQEKVSSAKERPQLRKLLEILREGDTVIVWKLDRLGRSLKELFTLVNEFQTNGIGFRSLNDAIDTTTAQGRLVFNLFASLAEFERDLIRERTLAGLAAARARGRIGGRPKGLSAEAQVKARAVKTMYTLKTHTILEIGQLFHLSRATVYRYLAWREAK
- the parS gene encoding type II RES/Xre toxin-antitoxin system antitoxin, giving the protein MKATTEKARKARPGAKDNSARQPIFMAANVVVRIVPERTGPFELIAQSRSGVTHAEVRKQASLLELTIRELAILLSMNERTMARRLVSGSLNKVESERLLLLKALSAHGLRVFEDQGKFNRWLRRPLEILEGQSPLQLLDTATGFQVVDQILGRIEYGVYS
- a CDS encoding RES family NAD+ phosphorylase, with protein sequence MPLVYRIQKKQFIESVLTGEGARLNGGRWNPPGTPLVYTSMTPELALLETLVHLDGTPVRDLPPFVRVSIELPEAIEEIRLSELPPGWDALKYPEILPQFLLPKLIPSYPALAFAIPSVIVRNTPSRNILINPLHPLMSQVKVVDVMAHEFDERLQKQAEKPAVEAARVKKGQRRST
- a CDS encoding DUF2834 domain-containing protein; this translates as MKSIYLGLAILGTLLPLAQFYGFLTEYGLDFGSFFEQLFVNHVSSFFAWDVFISALIVLVLIQQEWRKQPVKHYWLAYVGLFLAGVSSGLPLFLYLREKSRIG
- a CDS encoding ester cyclase, which produces MDLQTQLNKEAVRRFNQEVIAEGNINSFNELMDDQFINHSAPLGTDNGPQGMINTFNNILRPALADMQVIIHDQIAEGDLVTTRKTITGTHTGSLMGISPTDRSVSIEVIDVVRLRDGKYIEHWGINTLPVVLQQLAKN
- a CDS encoding CusA/CzcA family heavy metal efflux RND transporter, whose product is MLYKIIQFSVQNKLAIGVFMAIWVAYGAYQMGQLPIDAVPDITNNQVQVITTAPSLGAEDVERLITFPIEQAISNIPGLKESRSLSRFGLSLITIVFDDNADVYWARQQVSERLAQVDINQNANKPELAPVTTGLGEIYQYVVRPKKGFKKKYSLADLRTTQDWVIRRGLLGTPGVADVATFGGDLKQYEVAVNPARLKALNLTISDVFTALSRNNQNTGGAYIEKGPSVLYIRSVGLAKTRQDLGQIVVKNTPNGTPVLISHVAEIRLGAAIRYGALTMAGQGELTGGIVMMLKGGNSSDVIQNVKKRIAEIQKTLPDGLEIEPFLDRTKMVNNAIGTVEHNLLEGALIVVLVLILFLGNWRAGLLVASVIPLSMLFAISMMNSFGVSGNLMSLGALDFGLIVDGAVIIVEAILHHLHASKKYATLNQISQHDMDQEVTDSASRMMNAAVFGQIIILIVYLPILSLSGIEGKMFKPMAQTVAFAILGAFILSITYVPMISSLLISKKITPKPTLSDRAMARIENAYLGLLVRALRIRKLIVGAAFALLAVAILLFSRMGGEFIPQLEEGDFAVETRLLVGTNLSTTIDAITRISETLKAKYPEVEKVVSRIGSAEIPTDPMPIEGGDMIVVLKDKSQWSSAHAFPELASKMAATAQDVMPGVMTGFQFPVQMRFNELMTGAKQDVVCKIYGEDLSKLATYALQLGNISKTVNGTADWYIETVTGMPQIVIDFNRSEIARYGLTIEDVNRTINAAFAGATAGQMYEGEKRFDLVVRVGNEGRKNITDVQNLPVSTPAGVQIPLYQVATIREIEGPNQIQRENTRRRIIVGFNVRGRDVQSIVDELQQKVAANIQFEPGYTITYGGAFENLQQAKARLSIAVPVALLLIFGLLYFTFSSLKEGALIFTAIPLSAIGGVFALVLRDMPFSISAGVGFIALFGVAVLNGIVLISEFNRLKEEERLPDIGKLVMTGTLNRLRPVLMTAAVASLGFLPMALSNGAGAEVQRPLATVVIGGLISATLLTLFVLPALYVLVECKPKRVVPKEVAALLLVLLLGSVSQAQDQINPIDLNQAMTLALVKNGQVQSARLSEQAGERLQASAVDIAKTVFSADYGKFNSVSNDTRIGVSQAFSFPSVYANQRKQFEANYLAAQAQRKLTEADIRALVRQAYFDYAVLLQRRQLLIYADTLFRLFEAKSQARFEKGAANVLEKTAAESQRQQISNQLTMLNRDMVVVRNEFSQLLQGGQTYTPRVDSPQIDERLILADSSTNSLPILELANQQQRAAQFRYQTEKSRLLPDLIVGYNNQSLIGTQLVNGQELTYTGSTRFGYVSAGVAIPLFFKAQNARVSAAKLDWQRSQQQADYIQRQLETDRRNALEQVHKYRQSLTYYQSQGLRNADTIISTADQQFQGGEIDYLQWVILVGQAISIRNEYINALSSYNQAVIQSLQLNNL